TATTTAGAGATTTGGTCAAAAATCACAGGATCACGTCCGGACTTGTGTTCTAGCAGAATTCCGACGAGAATCGGGGCGCCCGTCGAGACGTTCACGCGAAACGCGAGGTCCGCTTCGCCAGTGTCATCAACTTCTGAATAGGAATCTGGAATACGCATGAGCGTATCAAGATTGACCTGATTCAGGAAAGTGTCAATCTCGTGATTTATTTTTCCCGCAAGTTCAAGCAAGAAGCGCGTGTGCGTTGTATCGGCAAATAGCCAGCGGAAGTATGCGTCGTGTTTTCGTTTAGTAACCTTGTTTTCGTTTTCCATTTATTCAGTGGAACCAGTTGTTTAAAGCGAGCTGGTACGCAATCTCATATAGCAAAGGATATAGAAAACGATCTAGCAAAAAAGTTCTTGAAATCAATTTGCGTTATCAAGAACGGATGTGCTTAATTTAACAAACTCTTTTCGAGAAAACAAGAGATATTTTGTTTTTCGCTCATTTTGCAAACAATTGGTTGCATTTGCGATTTTTACAAATTAAAGGCAACATTTGACAGAAAAACAATTCGAATAACGCAAAAATCCTACCCGATTGGGTAAGATTTTTCACTTTGAGATAGTTGGCAATAAAAAGTTTTAAATGGAGTAGTCCTTTTCCATCATGCCGTAGTCGATGAGAATTTGTTCCAAGCGGTCCTGCGTCATCGGCGTCGGGATGGTAAAGAGTTCGTTTTCGTCGATGTTCTTTGCAAGTTCGCGGTAGACGTTGGCCTGGTTGCAGTTCGGTTCGAAATCAATCACGGTCTTCTTGCGGATTTCTGCCTGCTGCACGATGTTGTTGCGCGGCAC
The nucleotide sequence above comes from Fibrobacter sp. UWB16. Encoded proteins:
- a CDS encoding Rpn family recombination-promoting nuclease/putative transposase, with protein sequence MENENKVTKRKHDAYFRWLFADTTHTRFLLELAGKINHEIDTFLNQVNLDTLMRIPDSYSEVDDTGEADLAFRVNVSTGAPILVGILLEHKSGRDPVIFDQISK